In Pseudomonas nunensis, a single window of DNA contains:
- the arsC gene encoding arsenate reductase (glutaredoxin) (This arsenate reductase requires both glutathione and glutaredoxin to convert arsenate to arsenite, after which the efflux transporter formed by ArsA and ArsB can extrude the arsenite from the cell, providing resistance.), whose protein sequence is MTDLTLYHNPRCSKSRGALELLEARGLTPTVVRYLETPLDAAQLQALLKKLGINARQLLRTGEDEYKTLNLADATLSEAQLIAAIAAHPKLMERPILEVGDKAVIGRPPEKVLELLP, encoded by the coding sequence ATGACCGATCTGACGCTTTATCACAACCCGCGCTGCTCGAAATCCCGCGGTGCGCTCGAACTGCTCGAAGCCCGTGGCCTGACCCCGACTGTGGTCCGCTACCTCGAAACGCCACTGGACGCCGCGCAACTCCAGGCCCTGCTGAAAAAGCTCGGCATCAACGCCCGGCAATTGCTGCGCACCGGTGAGGACGAATACAAAACCCTCAACCTGGCCGACGCCACCCTCAGCGAGGCGCAATTGATCGCGGCCATCGCGGCGCACCCGAAACTCATGGAGCGGCCGATCCTGGAAGTCGGCGATAAAGCCGTCATCGGCCGTCCGCCGGAGAAAGTGCTGGAGCTGTTGCCGTGA
- a CDS encoding TlpA disulfide reductase family protein — translation MTRRLAAALAIIGALMLGGCGNDYGIDQDGHKVSAGRLDQQWVVLNYWAEWCGPCRTEIPQLNTLAEELKAKKIGVFGVNFDNVQGEELKSASEKLGIKFTVLAQDPAELFDLPRSEALPVTYIIDNKGKVREQLMGEQTAAGVMAKLEELKATN, via the coding sequence ATGACAAGGCGATTGGCGGCGGCATTGGCGATCATCGGGGCGCTGATGCTGGGGGGCTGCGGCAACGACTATGGCATCGATCAGGATGGCCACAAAGTGTCGGCCGGGCGTCTCGATCAACAGTGGGTCGTGCTTAATTACTGGGCTGAATGGTGTGGCCCTTGCCGAACGGAGATCCCGCAGCTGAATACCCTGGCCGAAGAGCTCAAGGCCAAGAAGATCGGGGTGTTCGGGGTCAACTTCGACAATGTGCAGGGTGAAGAGCTGAAGAGCGCCAGCGAGAAACTGGGGATCAAGTTCACCGTGCTGGCGCAGGATCCGGCCGAGCTGTTTGATTTGCCGCGTAGTGAAGCGTTGCCGGTGACCTACATCATCGATAACAAGGGCAAGGTGCGCGAACAGTTGATGGGCGAGCAGACAGCGGCGGGGGTGATGGCGAAGCTGGAAGAGTTGAAGGCCACGAATTGA
- a CDS encoding META domain-containing protein, with the protein MKHLALAAVVGASLMGCAAEPVQLQQNRSYILEWIGERPLMDYSHLTITLGDDGRAYGNGGCNHWFAPYTLDGDKLTFGKVGSTRKLCAPALMEQEKRFLQALENVQRWDISPIDQMRFWPAEGKPLRWWLEEG; encoded by the coding sequence ATGAAACACCTTGCTCTGGCGGCCGTGGTTGGCGCCAGTCTGATGGGCTGCGCCGCCGAACCGGTTCAACTGCAACAGAACCGCAGCTACATTCTGGAATGGATCGGTGAACGGCCATTGATGGATTACAGCCACCTGACCATCACCCTCGGTGACGACGGTCGGGCCTACGGCAACGGCGGCTGCAACCATTGGTTCGCGCCGTACACCCTGGACGGCGACAAGCTGACTTTCGGCAAAGTCGGCAGCACCCGCAAACTCTGCGCGCCGGCGTTGATGGAGCAGGAAAAGCGTTTCCTGCAGGCCCTGGAAAACGTCCAGCGCTGGGACATCTCCCCGATAGACCAGATGCGCTTCTGGCCGGCCGAAGGCAAGCCGTTGCGTTGGTGGCTTGAAGAGGGTTGA
- a CDS encoding 2-hydroxyacid dehydrogenase, producing MRTILFSSQTYDRESFLAADLPADIELQFQAARLSLDTVALAEHHEVVCAFINDDLSAPVLEHLAAGGTRLIALRSAGYNHVDLIAAKRLGLSIVRVPAYSPHAVAEHAVALILALNRRLHRAYNRTREGDFSLHGLTGFDLVGKTVGVVGTGQIGATFAKIMSGFGCKLLAYDPYPNPQVEALGARYLSLPQLLAESQIISLHCPLNEQSKHLINRQSLAHMQPGAMLINTGRGGLVDTPALIDALKDGQLGYLGLDVYEEEAQLFFEDRSDLPLQDDVLARLLTFPNVIITAHQAFLTREALGAIAATTLQNIAAWATGAPQNQVEG from the coding sequence ATGCGCACGATTCTTTTCAGCAGCCAGACCTACGACCGCGAGAGCTTTCTCGCCGCCGACTTGCCGGCCGACATCGAGTTGCAGTTTCAAGCGGCGCGCCTGAGCCTCGACACTGTGGCACTGGCCGAGCATCACGAAGTGGTGTGCGCCTTCATCAATGATGACCTCAGCGCGCCGGTGCTCGAACATTTGGCTGCCGGCGGCACGCGCCTGATTGCCCTGCGCTCGGCCGGTTACAACCACGTCGACCTGATCGCGGCAAAACGCCTGGGCCTGTCCATCGTGCGCGTGCCCGCCTACTCGCCTCACGCCGTGGCCGAGCACGCAGTGGCGCTGATCCTCGCATTGAACCGGCGCTTGCACCGCGCCTACAACCGCACCCGCGAAGGGGATTTCAGCCTGCACGGGCTGACCGGTTTCGATCTGGTGGGCAAGACCGTCGGCGTGGTCGGCACCGGGCAGATCGGCGCGACCTTCGCAAAAATCATGAGCGGCTTTGGCTGCAAGTTATTGGCCTACGACCCCTACCCCAATCCTCAGGTCGAAGCCCTCGGTGCGCGTTATTTGAGTTTGCCGCAGCTGCTGGCCGAGTCGCAGATCATCAGCCTGCATTGCCCACTCAACGAGCAGAGCAAACACCTGATCAACCGTCAATCACTGGCGCACATGCAACCGGGGGCGATGCTGATCAATACCGGGCGCGGCGGCCTGGTGGACACTCCGGCGCTGATCGATGCGTTGAAGGACGGCCAATTGGGTTATCTGGGGCTGGATGTGTATGAAGAAGAGGCGCAGCTGTTTTTCGAAGATCGCTCGGACCTGCCGCTGCAAGACGATGTGCTGGCGCGGCTGCTGACGTTCCCCAACGTGATCATCACTGCGCACCAAGCCTTCCTGACCCGCGAAGCCCTGGGCGCGATTGCCGCGACTACGTTGCAGAACATTGCAGCGTGGGCGACCGGTGCACCGCAGAATCAGGTCGAAGGCTGA
- a CDS encoding response regulator — MLKKLGIKGRVLLLTLLPTSLMALVLGGYFTWMQQSDLQAQLMQRGEMIAEQLAPLVAPAMGHKNTELLERIATQSLEQTDVRAVTFLAPDRTPLAHAGPTMLNAAPIGNSSQMLRRSGNDATRYLLPVFGKHRNMAGDLIPDEADRLLGWVEIELSHNGMLLRGYRSLFASLLLIFAGLAGAALLALRMGRTINRPISQIKLAVAQLKDGHLETRLPPLGSQELDELASGINRMAGTLQNAQEELQHSVDQATEDVRQNLETIEIQNIELDLARKEALEASRIKSEFLANMSHEIRTPLNGILGFTHLLQKSELTPRQLDYLGTIEKSADSLLGIINEILDFSKIEAGKLVLDNIPFNLRDLLQDTLTILAPAAHAKQLELVSLVYRDTPLSLVGDPLRLKQILTNLVSNAIKFTREGTIVARAMLEEEHEDSVQLRISIQDTGIGLSSQDVRALFQAFSQADNSLSRQPGGTGLGLVISKRLIEQMGGEIGVDSTPGEGSEFWISLSLPKTRDDAEDLPGPPLLGRRVAVLENHELARQALQHQLEDCGLEVTPFNTLESLTNGVTGAHQTEQAIDLAVLGITSNDMPPERLNQHIWDLEHLGCKVLVLCPTTEQTLFHLSVPNPHSQLQAKPACTRKLRRALSDLVNPRQQRSEPGEPVSSRAPKVLCVDDNPANLLLVQTLLEDMGAKVLAVESGYAAVKAVQNETFDLVLMDVQMPGMDGRQSTEAIRQWESERHCTPLPIVALTAHAMANEKRALLQSGMDDYLTKPISERQLAQVVLKWTGLALRNQVPDRSSESHGGSDLLVLDHEEGLRLAAGKADLAADMLAMLLASLEADREAIRVAREANDQNALIERVHRLHGATRYCGVPQLRAACQRSETLLKQQDPKAAAALEELERSINRLAAQARISA; from the coding sequence GTGCTCAAGAAACTGGGAATTAAAGGCCGCGTGCTGTTGCTGACCTTGCTTCCGACCAGCCTGATGGCGTTGGTCCTGGGCGGCTATTTCACCTGGATGCAGCAATCGGACCTGCAAGCCCAACTCATGCAGCGCGGCGAAATGATCGCCGAGCAGCTCGCACCGCTGGTGGCCCCGGCCATGGGTCACAAGAACACCGAACTGCTGGAGCGCATCGCCACCCAGTCGCTGGAACAGACGGACGTGCGTGCCGTGACTTTCCTCGCCCCCGACCGCACTCCCTTGGCCCACGCCGGCCCGACCATGCTCAATGCGGCGCCGATCGGCAACAGCTCGCAGATGCTGCGGCGCAGCGGCAATGACGCGACTCGCTACTTGCTGCCGGTGTTCGGCAAGCATCGCAACATGGCCGGTGACCTGATTCCCGATGAAGCCGATCGCCTGCTCGGCTGGGTCGAAATCGAACTGTCCCACAACGGCATGCTGCTGCGCGGTTACCGCAGCCTGTTCGCCAGCCTGCTGCTGATTTTCGCGGGACTGGCCGGCGCGGCGCTGCTGGCGTTGCGCATGGGTCGCACGATCAACCGGCCGATCAGCCAGATCAAACTGGCGGTGGCGCAACTCAAGGACGGTCATCTGGAAACCCGCCTGCCGCCCCTCGGCAGTCAGGAACTGGATGAGCTGGCGTCCGGCATCAACCGCATGGCCGGCACGTTGCAGAACGCCCAGGAAGAATTGCAACACAGCGTCGATCAAGCCACCGAAGACGTGCGCCAGAACCTCGAAACCATCGAGATCCAGAACATCGAGCTGGACCTGGCACGCAAGGAAGCCCTGGAAGCGAGCCGGATCAAATCCGAGTTCCTGGCCAACATGAGCCATGAAATCCGCACGCCGCTCAACGGCATCCTCGGCTTCACCCATCTGCTGCAAAAAAGCGAGCTGACCCCGCGCCAGCTCGACTACTTGGGCACCATCGAAAAATCCGCCGACAGCCTGCTGGGGATCATCAACGAGATCCTCGACTTCTCGAAAATCGAGGCCGGCAAACTGGTGCTCGACAACATTCCATTCAACCTGCGCGACTTGCTGCAGGACACCCTGACCATCCTCGCCCCGGCTGCCCACGCCAAACAGCTGGAACTGGTGAGCCTGGTGTACCGCGACACGCCGCTGTCGCTGGTCGGTGATCCGCTGCGACTCAAGCAGATCCTGACCAACCTGGTCAGCAACGCGATCAAGTTCACCCGCGAGGGCACCATCGTCGCCCGGGCCATGCTCGAAGAAGAGCACGAAGACAGCGTGCAACTGCGCATCAGCATTCAGGACACCGGCATCGGTTTGTCGAGCCAAGACGTGCGCGCTCTGTTCCAAGCCTTCAGCCAGGCCGATAATTCGCTGTCGCGTCAACCCGGCGGCACCGGTCTGGGGCTGGTGATTTCCAAGCGTTTGATCGAGCAGATGGGCGGCGAGATTGGCGTCGACAGCACGCCGGGGGAAGGTTCGGAATTCTGGATCAGCCTGAGCCTGCCGAAAACCCGCGACGACGCCGAGGACCTGCCCGGCCCGCCGTTGCTCGGGCGCCGGGTAGCGGTGCTGGAAAACCACGAACTGGCGCGTCAGGCCTTGCAGCATCAACTGGAAGATTGCGGTCTGGAAGTCACGCCGTTCAACACCCTGGAAAGCCTGACCAATGGGGTCACCGGTGCGCATCAGACCGAGCAGGCAATCGACCTTGCGGTGCTCGGCATCACCAGCAACGACATGCCACCGGAGCGCCTCAACCAGCACATCTGGGACCTTGAACACCTGGGCTGCAAAGTCCTGGTGCTGTGCCCGACCACCGAGCAGACGCTGTTCCACCTCTCGGTGCCTAATCCGCACAGTCAGCTGCAAGCCAAACCGGCCTGCACGCGCAAATTGCGCCGGGCCTTGTCCGATCTGGTCAACCCGCGCCAGCAGCGCAGCGAACCCGGCGAACCAGTGTCGAGCCGTGCGCCGAAGGTACTTTGCGTCGACGACAACCCGGCCAACCTGTTGCTGGTGCAAACCCTGCTCGAAGACATGGGCGCCAAGGTTCTCGCCGTGGAAAGCGGTTACGCCGCCGTCAAAGCGGTGCAGAACGAAACCTTCGACCTGGTGCTGATGGACGTGCAAATGCCCGGTATGGACGGGCGTCAAAGTACCGAAGCGATTCGTCAGTGGGAAAGTGAACGGCATTGCACGCCGCTGCCGATCGTGGCCCTCACCGCCCACGCCATGGCCAATGAAAAACGCGCGCTGCTGCAAAGCGGCATGGACGATTACCTGACCAAACCCATCAGCGAACGGCAACTGGCCCAAGTGGTGTTGAAGTGGACCGGCCTGGCCCTGCGCAATCAGGTGCCGGATCGCTCCAGCGAAAGCCACGGCGGTAGCGATTTGTTGGTGCTCGATCACGAAGAAGGTTTGCGTCTGGCCGCGGGCAAAGCCGATCTGGCGGCGGACATGTTGGCGATGCTGTTGGCCTCGCTGGAAGCCGACCGCGAGGCGATTCGTGTCGCCCGGGAAGCCAACGACCAAAATGCCCTGATCGAACGGGTCCATCGTCTGCACGGCGCCACGCGTTATTGCGGCGTCCCACAACTGCGCGCTGCCTGCCAGCGCAGTGAAACCCTGCTCAAGCAACAGGACCCGAAAGCTGCGGCGGCCCTCGAAGAACTGGAACGCTCGATCAATCGCCTGGCTGCACAAGCGCGTATCAGTGCCTGA
- a CDS encoding response regulator transcription factor has product MTPITAGHPRILSIEDDLVLGAYVHEHLGRCGFQVTWCQNGQEGLAIARGQTFDVVLMDILLPGLDGLNVLTQLRQSHATPVVLMSALGAEADRISGFRLGADDYLPKPFSMAELRVRIEAILRRVAFDRRPEPFAVVSPVHNLLFDDDRCEVFYREQAAGLTRSEYRLLETLNRNNDEVLSKAFLYQQVLQRGYAAHDRSLDMHISQIRRKLKAIGYTEREVRTVWGKGYVLSAIDEMV; this is encoded by the coding sequence ATGACTCCCATCACTGCTGGCCATCCTCGTATCCTGTCTATAGAAGACGACCTCGTGCTCGGTGCTTATGTTCACGAGCACCTGGGGCGTTGCGGCTTTCAGGTGACCTGGTGCCAGAACGGCCAGGAAGGCCTGGCCATCGCCCGTGGGCAAACCTTTGATGTGGTGCTGATGGACATTCTGCTGCCGGGGCTGGACGGGCTGAATGTCCTGACTCAACTGCGCCAGAGCCATGCGACCCCGGTGGTGCTGATGTCGGCGCTGGGTGCCGAGGCGGATCGCATCAGCGGTTTTCGCCTCGGTGCCGACGATTACCTGCCCAAGCCGTTCAGCATGGCCGAGTTGCGGGTGCGCATCGAAGCCATTCTGCGGCGGGTGGCGTTTGATCGTCGGCCAGAGCCCTTCGCGGTGGTGAGCCCGGTGCATAACCTGTTGTTCGACGATGACCGGTGCGAAGTCTTCTATCGCGAGCAAGCCGCCGGCCTGACCCGCAGCGAGTATCGCTTGCTGGAAACCCTCAATCGCAATAACGACGAAGTGCTGAGCAAGGCTTTCCTTTATCAGCAGGTGTTGCAGCGCGGGTACGCGGCCCATGATCGCAGCCTCGACATGCACATCAGCCAGATCCGCCGCAAGCTCAAGGCCATCGGCTACACCGAGCGGGAAGTGCGCACGGTGTGGGGCAAGGGTTACGTCTTGAGTGCCATCGATGAAATGGTCTGA
- a CDS encoding sensor histidine kinase — translation MKWSDLPGRHSLFWKLACLLVAFCLLMIWLSWSWGRYMEQRNQFLSDDARGTLTRYAAEAEQAWKERQRAGVDAWLEGMKQRETGWVGVIGGDLQSLSSRALTDQEIEHLTFLRGLDWPIHKKNLPWLRVPFPGNPYAGNLVIELPQRFMPGQYRVFWRVITNGVIPGLFTLLLCVGLYRLLVVPLNSLREQANAWRADQLNVRLSSHTTNRSDELGELGRAFDHMSERLQSTVALQQQLLRDLSHELRTPLSRLRVASESEQDVVQLRERIGREVDGMQRLVEDTLQLAWLDTERSRLPDESIQIQALWDMLTENACYESGWPASQLHCAVDSSCWVRGHLNTLAQALENIVRNAIRHSPDGGIVSLGGRRDGDYWHLWLEDQGGGVAETDLERIFSPFIRLDGSRPGNGGFGLGLSIARNAVQRQGGALWAENTATGLRLNMRLVADVCGASDNAFASKPAPTVDLSRPQIV, via the coding sequence ATGAAATGGTCTGACCTGCCGGGTCGGCACTCGCTGTTCTGGAAACTCGCGTGCCTGTTGGTAGCGTTCTGTCTGCTGATGATCTGGTTGAGCTGGTCCTGGGGCCGTTACATGGAACAGCGCAACCAGTTTCTGTCGGACGACGCCCGAGGCACGCTGACGCGCTACGCCGCCGAGGCCGAGCAAGCATGGAAAGAACGCCAGCGCGCGGGCGTCGATGCTTGGCTGGAAGGTATGAAGCAGCGTGAAACCGGTTGGGTCGGGGTCATCGGTGGCGATCTGCAATCGTTGAGCAGCCGTGCGCTGACGGATCAGGAAATCGAACACCTGACCTTTCTCCGGGGCCTGGACTGGCCGATTCACAAGAAAAACCTGCCGTGGCTGCGTGTGCCGTTTCCCGGCAATCCCTATGCGGGCAACCTGGTGATCGAACTGCCGCAACGTTTCATGCCTGGGCAATATCGGGTGTTCTGGCGCGTCATCACCAACGGCGTGATTCCCGGTCTCTTCACTTTGCTGCTGTGCGTCGGTTTATACCGCTTGCTGGTAGTGCCGTTGAACAGCCTGCGCGAACAGGCCAATGCCTGGCGCGCCGACCAGTTGAACGTGCGCCTGTCGAGCCACACCACCAATCGTTCGGATGAACTGGGCGAACTCGGCCGGGCTTTCGATCACATGTCCGAACGCCTGCAAAGCACCGTCGCCCTGCAGCAACAACTGCTGCGCGACCTGTCCCACGAACTGCGCACGCCGTTGAGCCGTCTGCGGGTGGCCAGCGAAAGTGAGCAGGACGTGGTGCAATTGCGCGAGCGCATTGGTCGCGAAGTCGATGGCATGCAGCGTCTGGTGGAAGACACCCTGCAACTGGCCTGGCTCGACACCGAACGCTCGCGACTGCCCGACGAATCGATCCAGATCCAGGCGCTGTGGGACATGCTTACGGAAAATGCCTGCTATGAAAGTGGCTGGCCGGCGAGTCAATTGCACTGCGCCGTGGATTCCTCCTGCTGGGTGCGCGGTCATCTGAACACCCTGGCCCAGGCGCTGGAAAACATTGTGCGCAATGCTATTCGGCATTCGCCTGATGGCGGGATTGTCAGCCTCGGCGGACGGCGTGATGGCGATTACTGGCATCTATGGCTGGAGGACCAGGGCGGCGGGGTGGCTGAAACCGACCTCGAACGGATCTTCTCGCCGTTCATTCGCCTCGACGGTTCACGGCCGGGAAATGGCGGGTTTGGATTGGGGCTGAGCATTGCCCGCAATGCGGTGCAGCGTCAGGGCGGGGCGCTGTGGGCGGAAAACACCGCGACGGGGTTGCGACTGAATATGCGGTTAGTGGCGGATGTGTGTGGCGCGAGTGACAACGCCTTCGCGAGCAAGCCCGCTCCCACAGTGGACCTGAGCCGCCCACAAATTGTATGA
- the cysM gene encoding cysteine synthase CysM: MTLQYPTIADCVGNTPLVRLQRLPGATSNTLLLKLEGNNPAGSVKDRPALSMITRAELRGQIHAGDTLIEATSGNTGIALAMAAAIKGYKMILIMPDNSSAERKAAMTAYGAELILVTQEEGMEGARDLAQRMEAEGRGKVLDQFANGDNPEAHYTTTGPEIWRQTEGTITHFVSSMGTTGTIMGVSRYLKEQSDNVQIIGLQPMEGSAIPGIRRWPQEYLPKIYQADRVDRIVDMAQSEAEDVTRRLAREEGIFCGVSSGGAVAAMLRLSKEVENAVIVAIICDRGDRYLSTGIFDAPN; encoded by the coding sequence ATGACCTTGCAGTACCCAACCATCGCCGATTGCGTCGGCAACACTCCGCTGGTTCGTTTGCAGCGCCTGCCTGGCGCCACCAGCAACACCCTTTTGCTCAAGCTCGAAGGGAATAACCCGGCGGGTTCGGTCAAGGACCGTCCGGCGCTGTCGATGATTACTCGCGCCGAGTTGCGTGGGCAGATTCACGCCGGCGATACGCTGATTGAAGCGACGTCGGGTAACACCGGGATTGCGCTGGCCATGGCCGCCGCAATCAAGGGTTACAAGATGATCCTGATCATGCCGGACAACTCCAGTGCCGAACGTAAGGCCGCCATGACTGCTTATGGCGCCGAACTGATCCTGGTCACCCAGGAAGAAGGCATGGAAGGCGCCCGCGACCTCGCTCAGCGAATGGAAGCCGAAGGCCGTGGCAAGGTGCTGGATCAGTTCGCCAACGGGGACAACCCGGAAGCGCACTACACCACCACCGGCCCGGAAATCTGGCGTCAGACCGAGGGCACCATCACTCACTTCGTCAGTTCGATGGGCACCACCGGGACCATCATGGGCGTGTCGCGCTACTTGAAAGAGCAGAGTGACAACGTGCAGATCATTGGCCTGCAACCGATGGAAGGCTCGGCGATTCCGGGCATCCGTCGCTGGCCGCAGGAATACCTGCCGAAGATTTACCAGGCCGATCGTGTCGACCGCATCGTCGACATGGCCCAAAGCGAAGCCGAAGACGTGACCCGTCGTCTGGCCCGCGAAGAAGGGATCTTCTGTGGCGTGTCCTCGGGCGGAGCGGTGGCAGCGATGCTGCGCCTGTCCAAAGAAGTTGAAAACGCGGTGATCGTCGCGATCATCTGCGACCGTGGCGACCGTTACTTGTCGACCGGCATTTTCGACGCGCCCAACTGA
- the rlmD gene encoding 23S rRNA (uracil(1939)-C(5))-methyltransferase RlmD yields the protein MAKQERGLRFQPTGGSKAPQIPTGKKQRLSIERLANDGRGIAFFEGRTWFVIGALAGEEIEARVLNAHGKVVEARTERVFQASELRRPAPCPHAGRCGGCSVQHLPHNEQLALKQRMLAEQLSKVAGVEPQEWAAPLSGPEFGYRRRARVAVRWDMKAKKLEVGFRAAGSQDIVAITECTVLVQPLQPIMTRLPEMLRRLSKPQALGHVELFSGSSLAVLLRHMAPLSEADLTILTDFCAFHEAQLWLHGDGEPQPVDATQNLGYRLEQWGLDLAYRPGDFIQVNAGVNEAMVAQALDWLKPQADERVLDLFCGLGNFALPLAKAVREVVAVEGVQAMVERAAANAASNNLHNTKFFQADLSQPLTEAEWAREGFCAVLLDPPRDGAFEVVRKLASLGAKRLVYVSCNPATLARDTVELIKQGYRLKRAGILDMFPQTAHVEAMALFEAS from the coding sequence ATGGCCAAGCAAGAGAGAGGCCTGCGCTTCCAACCCACGGGCGGCAGCAAGGCCCCACAAATTCCGACCGGCAAAAAGCAGCGCTTGAGCATCGAGCGCCTGGCGAATGACGGTCGCGGTATCGCGTTTTTCGAAGGTCGCACCTGGTTCGTCATCGGCGCATTGGCCGGTGAAGAGATCGAGGCGCGCGTACTCAATGCCCACGGCAAAGTGGTCGAGGCGCGCACCGAACGGGTGTTCCAGGCCAGCGAACTGCGTCGCCCGGCACCGTGCCCACACGCCGGTCGCTGTGGCGGTTGCAGCGTGCAACATCTGCCGCACAACGAACAACTTGCCCTGAAACAGCGCATGCTCGCCGAGCAATTGTCCAAGGTCGCCGGTGTCGAACCGCAAGAGTGGGCAGCGCCGTTGAGCGGTCCGGAATTCGGTTACCGCCGTCGCGCCCGGGTGGCGGTGCGCTGGGACATGAAAGCGAAAAAACTCGAAGTCGGTTTCCGCGCGGCGGGCAGTCAGGACATCGTCGCAATCACTGAATGCACGGTGCTGGTACAGCCCTTGCAACCGATCATGACCCGCTTGCCGGAAATGCTCCGCCGTTTGAGCAAACCTCAAGCATTGGGGCATGTGGAATTGTTCAGTGGCTCGTCGCTCGCAGTATTGCTGCGGCACATGGCGCCGTTGTCCGAGGCTGACCTGACGATCCTCACGGATTTCTGTGCGTTCCATGAAGCCCAGTTGTGGCTGCATGGCGATGGCGAACCGCAACCGGTCGATGCCACGCAAAATCTGGGTTATCGCCTGGAACAGTGGGGCCTGGACCTGGCGTATCGGCCGGGGGATTTCATCCAGGTCAACGCCGGGGTCAACGAAGCGATGGTTGCCCAGGCGCTGGACTGGCTCAAACCGCAAGCGGATGAACGCGTGCTGGATCTGTTCTGCGGGCTGGGCAACTTTGCCTTGCCGCTGGCCAAAGCCGTTCGCGAAGTGGTGGCGGTCGAAGGTGTTCAGGCCATGGTCGAGCGGGCAGCTGCGAATGCCGCTAGCAACAATCTGCATAACACTAAGTTTTTTCAGGCCGATTTATCCCAGCCTTTGACCGAAGCCGAATGGGCGCGCGAAGGCTTTTGTGCGGTACTCTTGGACCCACCACGGGACGGTGCTTTCGAGGTGGTGCGCAAGCTGGCATCCCTGGGCGCCAAACGGTTGGTGTATGTGTCGTGCAACCCGGCAACTCTGGCGCGCGATACAGTCGAATTGATCAAGCAGGGCTACCGGTTAAAACGTGCCGGGATTCTCGATATGTTTCCTCAGACGGCACATGTCGAGGCCATGGCGTTATTTGAAGCGAGCTAG